A single genomic interval of Adhaeribacter pallidiroseus harbors:
- a CDS encoding TolC family protein: MKYIFVYLVTLLAFLNSVPGKAQEILNLEDAVRIALEKNYDIKLVANDLAIDRNNVNRANAGMLPTLGANITNGNNIQTGRQTRQTGLQEFNNVKSSNTSYGTDLNWTVFDGFRMFARYEQLKELAKLGDAELKQTILTTLGDVISTYFELVNQQQQLRAYDSAIVISRLRVQTAQNRFTIGKAARLEVLNARVDLNTDTTNLVQQQNLYRNTQIRLNEILGRDVNIVFQVPNTLYIDNKLTLGPLSELAVQQNPALKVALVNKRIAELDLKQVRANRYPTIGVTSGYTFNRSQSALGFATQANNRGLNYGLSASVNVFNGFLQRRNEQNAETLIQSAQLQYEKADLNIKSQLAAAYQTYATNLTLVTLEENNQKIAKQNLDITLDKYRLGSIAPIEFRDAQLNYLNARVRFNNAQYLAKLAEISLKEIAGDLNL, translated from the coding sequence ATGAAGTATATTTTTGTTTATCTGGTAACGTTGCTTGCTTTTTTAAATTCTGTACCGGGTAAAGCACAAGAAATTTTAAATTTAGAAGACGCCGTCCGCATTGCCCTCGAAAAAAACTATGACATAAAATTAGTAGCGAACGACTTAGCCATCGACCGGAATAATGTTAATCGGGCGAATGCCGGCATGCTTCCTACATTGGGCGCTAATATTACGAATGGCAATAACATCCAAACGGGCCGGCAAACCCGGCAAACCGGATTACAAGAATTTAACAATGTTAAAAGCTCCAATACCAGCTACGGCACCGATTTAAACTGGACGGTTTTTGATGGCTTCCGGATGTTTGCCCGTTACGAACAATTAAAAGAATTAGCCAAACTAGGCGATGCCGAGCTCAAACAAACCATTTTAACCACCTTAGGCGACGTTATCAGCACCTACTTTGAACTGGTAAATCAACAACAACAATTACGGGCTTATGACTCGGCCATCGTTATTTCGCGCTTGCGGGTACAAACGGCCCAAAACCGGTTTACCATTGGTAAAGCAGCCCGCCTGGAGGTACTAAACGCCCGCGTCGATTTAAATACCGATACCACCAATTTAGTACAGCAACAAAACCTTTACCGCAACACCCAAATTCGTTTAAACGAAATATTAGGCCGCGATGTAAACATTGTATTCCAGGTACCCAATACTTTATACATTGATAATAAGTTGACCTTAGGTCCTCTTTCCGAATTGGCCGTTCAGCAGAATCCGGCTTTAAAAGTAGCTTTGGTAAACAAGCGAATTGCCGAACTGGATTTAAAACAAGTGCGGGCTAACCGCTATCCAACTATTGGAGTAACGAGTGGGTATACGTTTAACCGTTCCCAATCAGCCTTAGGTTTTGCGACCCAGGCCAATAACCGCGGGTTAAATTATGGACTATCGGCTTCGGTAAATGTTTTTAACGGTTTTCTGCAGCGCCGTAACGAGCAAAATGCCGAAACCTTAATCCAGAGCGCCCAACTGCAATACGAAAAGGCGGATCTCAACATTAAATCGCAACTAGCCGCGGCTTACCAAACTTATGCTACCAATTTAACGCTGGTAACTTTAGAAGAAAACAACCAAAAAATTGCCAAACAAAACCTGGATATTACATTAGATAAATACCGTTTAGGCAGCATTGCGCCCATTGAATTTCGGGATGCCCAGCTAAACTACCTCAATGCCCGGGTTCGTTTTAACAATGCGCAATACTTAGCAAAACTGGCCGAAATATCCCTAAAAGAAATAGCCGGCGATTTAAACTTGTAA
- a CDS encoding M48 family metallopeptidase, producing MHVVFTGTYDDGKSALPYPAQVNLEPGQLRITYQIPNQSVPVTVYWQPSRIQSDSHLEITLLAYGNHPTQKLEISDPNFKNYLEKQYPPAVAVTPVKILSASKIPKWFWLSGAAIVASVIGFYMWGLSLLADKAAWMIPQSTDEYVGNQLYQQVVNASTSEPELTGYVQGFLRQIKIQSTYKLQVSVIRDKNRNAFALPGGYLVVHDSILEKMQQPEELAALLGHESGHVQNRHTTRALFRSLGSYLFISYLFGDILGISTILVENADALKSLKYSRHLEEEADTFGFKVLQQNRINPQGMILLFQRLQQAEKTVDKFQTEEFLSTHPPLKSRMQAIRTLIKENPYAVQPPDSMQYFWRRIKQL from the coding sequence ATGCATGTCGTATTTACCGGCACTTATGATGATGGTAAATCTGCTTTGCCTTACCCGGCCCAGGTAAATCTGGAACCCGGACAGTTACGCATCACCTATCAAATTCCAAATCAATCAGTGCCGGTTACCGTTTATTGGCAACCGTCGCGCATACAATCCGATTCACATTTAGAAATCACGTTGCTTGCTTACGGGAATCACCCAACGCAAAAACTGGAAATATCAGACCCTAATTTTAAAAATTATCTGGAAAAACAATACCCACCAGCCGTGGCTGTTACGCCAGTTAAAATTCTCTCTGCTAGCAAAATTCCCAAATGGTTCTGGTTGTCGGGAGCTGCCATAGTTGCATCTGTTATCGGCTTTTACATGTGGGGATTATCTTTACTGGCCGATAAGGCAGCCTGGATGATTCCGCAATCTACGGATGAATACGTCGGGAATCAATTGTATCAGCAAGTTGTAAACGCCTCCACCTCCGAACCTGAACTAACCGGGTATGTACAAGGTTTTCTGCGGCAGATAAAAATTCAAAGTACCTATAAATTACAGGTAAGCGTTATCCGGGATAAAAACAGGAATGCTTTTGCGCTTCCCGGTGGTTACCTGGTGGTACACGATAGTATTTTAGAAAAAATGCAACAACCCGAAGAATTGGCGGCTTTGCTGGGCCACGAATCCGGGCATGTGCAAAACCGGCACACTACCCGGGCTTTGTTCCGGAGTTTAGGGAGTTATTTGTTTATTTCTTATTTGTTCGGCGATATTCTGGGTATTTCAACCATTTTAGTTGAAAATGCCGATGCGCTTAAAAGCTTAAAATACAGCCGCCATTTAGAAGAAGAAGCCGATACTTTTGGGTTTAAGGTTTTGCAGCAAAATCGTATTAACCCGCAGGGAATGATTCTGCTGTTCCAACGGTTACAACAAGCCGAAAAGACCGTTGATAAATTCCAAACCGAAGAATTTTTAAGTACGCACCCGCCCTTAAAGTCCCGCATGCAAGCTATCCGGACCTTGATTAAAGAAAATCCTTATGCTGTGCAACCACCGGATTCCATGCAATACTTCTGGCGTAGAATAAAACAGCTTTAG
- a CDS encoding glycoside hydrolase 5 family protein codes for MRSTRYLLFLIFFFVSTCLFAQRPIWTKEQANAWYAQQPWLLGANYVPVNAINQLEMWQADTFDPATLENEMVMAENLGFNTMRVFLHDQLWNQDQAGFTQRINQFLDICAKHKIRPMFVLFDSCWDPFPRLGKQHQPVQGLHNSGWVQGPGADVLKDQSQYPQLQKYVTGIVNQFKDDARILAWDVWNEPDNMNNSSYFRWEPANKVELVTNLLPQVFTWARAANPSQPLTCGIWVGDWSTPDKLKPIEKIQVENSDVISFHNYDDAPELEKRIVFLQQYGRPLLCTEYMSRGNKSVFQRSLPVASKYNVTMINWGFVAGKSNTIYPWNSWQKVYPSEPELWFHDIYRPNGEPYKTEEVAFIQNIVQEKAAAKGKNLKKGKAKKKAKAAAM; via the coding sequence ATGCGATCAACCCGATACCTTCTTTTTTTAATTTTTTTCTTTGTCAGTACCTGTTTATTTGCTCAGCGGCCCATCTGGACGAAAGAACAAGCCAATGCCTGGTACGCGCAGCAGCCCTGGTTGCTAGGAGCGAACTATGTGCCGGTAAATGCCATTAACCAGCTCGAAATGTGGCAAGCCGATACCTTTGATCCGGCTACTTTGGAAAATGAAATGGTTATGGCTGAAAATCTGGGTTTTAATACCATGCGGGTATTCTTGCATGACCAACTCTGGAACCAGGATCAGGCGGGTTTTACGCAACGCATTAACCAGTTTTTAGACATCTGCGCCAAACATAAAATCCGGCCCATGTTTGTGCTGTTCGATTCTTGCTGGGATCCTTTTCCGCGTTTGGGCAAGCAGCATCAGCCCGTGCAGGGCCTGCATAATTCGGGCTGGGTGCAAGGGCCGGGAGCCGACGTTTTAAAAGATCAAAGCCAGTATCCGCAACTTCAAAAATATGTGACTGGCATAGTGAACCAATTTAAAGATGATGCCCGCATTTTGGCTTGGGATGTGTGGAACGAACCCGATAACATGAACAACTCCAGCTATTTCCGCTGGGAGCCCGCTAATAAAGTAGAACTGGTAACGAACTTGCTGCCGCAGGTATTTACCTGGGCGCGGGCCGCTAACCCATCGCAACCGCTCACCTGCGGCATCTGGGTCGGCGATTGGTCTACCCCGGATAAATTAAAACCCATCGAAAAAATACAAGTCGAAAACTCGGATGTTATTTCGTTTCATAACTACGACGATGCCCCGGAACTGGAAAAACGCATTGTGTTTTTGCAGCAATACGGCCGGCCTTTATTGTGCACGGAGTATATGTCCAGGGGAAATAAAAGTGTTTTCCAGCGGTCGTTACCGGTGGCGAGCAAATATAATGTAACCATGATTAACTGGGGTTTTGTAGCCGGAAAATCCAATACTATTTACCCCTGGAACTCCTGGCAGAAAGTGTACCCCAGTGAGCCCGAGTTGTGGTTCCACGATATTTACCGACCCAACGGCGAGCCCTATAAAACCGAAGAAGTAGCTTTTATTCAGAACATTGTACAGGAAAAGGCCGCGGCTAAAGGTAAAAATTTAAAAAAAGGTAAAGCCAAGAAAAAGGCCAAAGCTGCAGCTATGTAG
- a CDS encoding sulfatase, with the protein MISLFVYPAYGKVLTEPKAAKQPNIILILADDLGYGELGCYGNTFNQTPNLDKLAAGGMRFTQAYAAAPVCTPTRIALLTGQHPARVGITDYLDVHDEKFLSPDYETLNEKLKKAGYVTGLVGKWHLTGDYEKRRGEPEKHGWDEVIASERKYIANGDYFYPYFFLPDLAARGPDEYLTDRLNLEAHDFIQRHKNKPFFLYLSHYAVHTKLGGKPAKVTKYQSQPGVGKNQNNPELAAMLESLDDGIGQLQTTLQANNLDQNTLIIFTSDNGGELNVTRNGSLRGGKSELYEGGIRVPFLAYWPNRIKANVISPVPVTTADIYPTLLEVVGVKPTKGQILDGSSIAALLAGKTQRPETTFYWHYPLPKPHFLGGRSASAIRQGDYKLIQFLDDHHPELYNLKNDPSEKQDLAATLPDKVTALQKELQKWQVRVGAKM; encoded by the coding sequence ATGATCTCCCTGTTTGTTTATCCGGCCTATGGAAAAGTGCTTACCGAGCCAAAAGCAGCTAAGCAGCCCAATATTATTCTCATTCTGGCTGATGATTTAGGCTATGGCGAACTGGGTTGTTACGGGAATACTTTTAACCAAACTCCTAACTTAGATAAATTAGCGGCCGGCGGTATGCGTTTTACGCAAGCCTACGCGGCGGCGCCCGTATGTACACCCACCCGCATTGCGCTTTTAACGGGCCAGCATCCGGCCCGGGTTGGCATTACCGATTACCTGGATGTGCACGATGAAAAGTTTTTGTCGCCGGATTATGAAACTTTAAATGAAAAATTAAAAAAAGCCGGCTATGTGACGGGCTTGGTTGGGAAATGGCACCTGACCGGCGATTACGAGAAACGGCGCGGCGAACCCGAAAAACATGGCTGGGACGAAGTAATAGCTAGTGAACGAAAATACATTGCTAACGGCGATTACTTTTACCCGTACTTTTTTCTGCCGGACTTGGCGGCCCGCGGACCAGACGAATATCTAACCGACCGCCTGAACCTGGAAGCTCACGATTTTATTCAGCGGCATAAGAACAAACCCTTTTTTTTGTATTTGTCGCATTACGCGGTACACACCAAACTGGGCGGCAAACCAGCTAAAGTAACTAAATACCAATCGCAGCCAGGAGTTGGCAAAAATCAAAACAATCCCGAATTAGCCGCAATGCTCGAAAGCTTGGACGATGGCATAGGACAACTGCAAACAACTTTACAAGCAAATAACCTCGATCAAAATACGCTCATTATTTTTACTTCCGATAACGGGGGAGAACTAAACGTAACCCGGAACGGCAGTTTGCGGGGCGGTAAATCCGAGTTGTACGAGGGCGGCATCCGGGTGCCTTTTTTAGCGTACTGGCCCAACCGCATCAAAGCAAATGTAATTAGTCCGGTTCCGGTTACAACTGCCGATATCTATCCGACTTTGTTGGAAGTAGTTGGAGTAAAACCTACCAAAGGCCAAATTCTGGATGGGAGCAGCATTGCTGCATTACTGGCCGGTAAAACCCAACGACCCGAAACAACTTTTTACTGGCATTATCCTTTGCCCAAGCCGCACTTTCTGGGCGGCCGCTCCGCTAGTGCCATTCGCCAGGGCGATTACAAGCTTATACAATTCCTGGATGATCATCACCCGGAGCTATATAATTTAAAAAACGACCCTTCCGAAAAGCAAGATTTAGCCGCCACCCTGCCGGATAAAGTAACTGCGCTACAAAAAGAGTTGCAGAAGTGGCAAGTTCGGGTTGGTGCAAAAATGTAA
- a CDS encoding sulfatase family protein, whose product MNKLLGGILLLLFCVTGEHSWAPKAGNKSSAAKPQNVIFILADDHRYDFMGFTGKVPGLQTPNMDRLAKEGAHIQNAFVSTALCSPSRASILTGQYAHTHTIVDNQAPLPQGLTFFPQYLQKAGYQTAFFGKWHMGNTEDEPQPGFHHWESFRGQGVYYNPTFNINGKQVVYKDSAYIADLLTQHAVDWLKQQDKKKPFFLYLSHKGVHAEFAPAKRHRGRYKNLPVHYPASMFLTATDTSNTWPLRNKVASNPELKQNVNLAGIPEWVKKQRYSWHGVDYMYHGRIQFDDFYRQYCETLLSVDESIGAVLDYLKKAGIDKNTLVIYMGDNGFSFGEHGLIDKRHAYEESMRVPLLMRYPDVIKPGTKITEVIQNIDIAPTILAVASQPTPKQMQGQSFLPLLQGQKIAWRDKAFYEYYWEYDFPQTPTVFAVRNGRYKYIRYQGIWDTNEFFDLQQDPMEMNNLIAQPEHQPAIKQMASELYDWLESSGGMQVPLKRTIKTRDGDYLHQKQY is encoded by the coding sequence ATGAATAAATTATTGGGGGGCATTTTGCTTTTGTTGTTTTGCGTAACGGGTGAGCACAGCTGGGCGCCAAAAGCAGGTAACAAATCCAGTGCGGCTAAACCGCAAAATGTTATTTTTATTCTGGCCGATGACCACCGCTACGATTTCATGGGTTTTACCGGGAAAGTGCCCGGCCTGCAAACGCCCAACATGGACCGCTTAGCCAAAGAAGGCGCACATATCCAGAATGCTTTTGTGAGTACCGCTTTGTGTTCGCCCAGTCGGGCTTCTATCTTAACCGGTCAATACGCCCACACCCACACCATCGTGGATAACCAGGCGCCGCTTCCTCAGGGTTTAACTTTTTTCCCGCAGTATTTACAGAAGGCTGGTTATCAGACGGCTTTTTTCGGTAAGTGGCACATGGGCAACACCGAGGACGAACCGCAGCCGGGCTTTCACCATTGGGAAAGTTTTCGGGGCCAGGGTGTGTATTACAATCCTACGTTTAACATAAACGGCAAACAAGTAGTGTACAAAGACAGCGCCTACATTGCCGATTTACTAACCCAGCACGCCGTAGACTGGTTGAAGCAACAAGATAAGAAAAAACCTTTTTTCCTGTACCTGTCGCATAAAGGCGTGCACGCCGAGTTTGCTCCGGCCAAGCGCCACCGCGGTCGGTATAAAAACTTGCCCGTACATTACCCGGCCTCCATGTTCTTAACCGCCACTGATACCAGCAATACCTGGCCCTTGCGGAATAAAGTAGCCAGTAATCCGGAGTTAAAGCAAAATGTAAATTTGGCCGGTATTCCGGAGTGGGTGAAAAAACAACGCTATAGCTGGCACGGCGTGGATTACATGTATCATGGCCGCATTCAGTTCGACGATTTTTACCGCCAGTACTGCGAAACCTTACTCAGCGTGGACGAAAGCATTGGCGCGGTGCTCGATTATTTAAAAAAAGCGGGTATTGACAAAAATACCCTGGTGATTTACATGGGCGATAATGGGTTTTCGTTCGGGGAGCACGGCCTGATTGACAAACGCCACGCCTACGAAGAATCCATGCGGGTGCCTTTGCTCATGCGCTACCCCGACGTGATTAAGCCCGGTACTAAAATCACAGAGGTAATTCAGAATATTGATATAGCCCCTACCATTTTGGCAGTGGCGAGCCAACCCACGCCGAAGCAAATGCAAGGGCAGTCGTTTTTGCCGTTGCTGCAAGGCCAGAAAATTGCGTGGCGCGACAAAGCTTTCTACGAGTACTATTGGGAGTACGATTTTCCACAAACCCCCACGGTTTTTGCCGTGCGCAACGGCCGTTATAAATACATCCGGTACCAAGGTATCTGGGACACCAACGAGTTTTTTGATTTACAGCAAGACCCCATGGAAATGAACAACCTGATTGCCCAACCCGAACATCAACCCGCAATTAAGCAAATGGCCAGCGAACTCTACGATTGGCTCGAAAGCTCCGGGGGCATGCAAGTGCCGCTCAAACGCACTATTAAAACGCGCGACGGCGATTATTTGCACCAGAAGCAATACTAG
- the dacB gene encoding D-alanyl-D-alanine carboxypeptidase/D-alanyl-D-alanine endopeptidase, with translation MAYQIFAADKQLQNSLSSLYVVDATTGKVILDRNGKIGLVPASTQKVITSASAYALLGKNFKFQTSVAYAKDNSSLIILPGGDPTLGSWRWAATSEKEIIKKINQAIQKAGITTINEVIIYNKGWEEGAVPDGWLWQDIGNYYGAGLSPLNWRENQFDVILKSGSQLNSPVSLVKTVPQIYDYVLKPELTAAAANSGDQAFIYFPLNTAAGTIRGTIPVNQPSFKISGAMPDPKLQFARTLLDTLARKGVKILKNMPVRVTQETLPAGYTTLLMLSSPPLDSIIYWLNRKSINLYGEALARTLSVKNNAGSTSQGVELMRHFWKKNGIPDSELNMVDGSGLSPLNRVTTHAQVQVLQYARQQAWFPGFYASLPQVNNLKMKSGTLHGAKGFCGYHKGQDGHQYVFSFLVNNYNGSAGTLVPKMYKVLDALK, from the coding sequence ATGGCTTACCAAATTTTTGCCGCTGATAAGCAACTGCAAAACAGCTTATCTTCGTTGTATGTGGTAGATGCTACAACAGGTAAGGTTATTCTTGATAGAAATGGCAAAATAGGTTTGGTGCCGGCTTCTACCCAGAAAGTGATTACCAGTGCGAGTGCTTATGCCTTACTGGGCAAGAATTTTAAATTTCAGACCAGTGTAGCTTATGCGAAAGATAATTCCTCGCTTATTATTCTTCCGGGTGGAGATCCTACTTTGGGCAGTTGGCGCTGGGCCGCCACTTCCGAAAAAGAAATAATTAAAAAAATCAATCAGGCTATTCAAAAGGCAGGCATTACTACCATTAACGAGGTAATTATTTATAACAAAGGGTGGGAGGAAGGAGCAGTTCCGGACGGCTGGCTCTGGCAAGACATCGGCAACTACTATGGTGCCGGACTAAGCCCTTTAAACTGGCGCGAAAATCAGTTTGATGTTATTTTAAAATCCGGTAGCCAGTTAAACAGCCCGGTAAGCCTTGTTAAAACTGTGCCCCAAATTTATGATTATGTTTTAAAACCAGAACTTACGGCTGCCGCCGCTAATTCCGGCGATCAGGCTTTTATTTATTTCCCGTTAAATACCGCTGCTGGCACCATTCGGGGCACAATTCCGGTAAACCAGCCAAGTTTTAAAATTTCGGGCGCTATGCCGGACCCTAAGCTTCAGTTTGCGCGCACCCTACTGGATACTTTGGCCCGTAAAGGTGTGAAAATTTTAAAAAATATGCCGGTTCGTGTTACCCAAGAGACGTTACCGGCTGGTTATACTACTTTGTTAATGCTTTCGTCGCCGCCGTTGGATAGTATAATTTATTGGTTAAACCGCAAAAGCATTAATTTGTACGGCGAAGCTTTAGCCAGAACTTTGTCGGTGAAAAACAATGCTGGTTCCACTAGCCAAGGCGTCGAGCTGATGCGCCATTTTTGGAAAAAGAACGGTATACCGGATTCGGAGTTAAACATGGTAGATGGTTCCGGGCTTTCGCCGTTAAATCGCGTAACCACGCACGCCCAGGTACAAGTTTTGCAATACGCCCGGCAACAAGCCTGGTTCCCGGGTTTTTACGCCTCCTTGCCCCAAGTAAACAACCTGAAAATGAAAAGCGGCACGCTGCACGGTGCCAAAGGATTTTGTGGTTACCATAAAGGCCAGGATGGTCATCAATACGTTTTTTCTTTTCTGGTGAACAATTACAATGGCTCCGCCGGTACGCTGGTGCCGAAAATGTACAAAGTACTGGATGCCCTCAAGTAG
- a CDS encoding alginate lyase family protein yields the protein MKTGLSFILNLFLITWLASSSVFAQLRPATFQMSGDHLLESKVNINAGNQECLVALKILISSANAVLPKAPYSIVNKAATPLSGSKNDYLSLAPYWWPNPSTSTGLPYIQKDGQTNPEVNDIKDNSYVRDISRDIWILGLAYYFTDNEQYAAKATELLKVFFLDSATRMNPHLKYAQLIQGDNAVYGTGIVDTESFSELIDGVQLLAGSNSWAPDNQQALQDWFSEYLTWLLTSDKGKKAKIAPNNIGTAYDVQVVTYALFIGNKTLAKSIIEKQTYNRIESQLTLLGEQTYELTRTNAWTYCNKNLAQWFNLANCAESVGINLWDYNSVNGKSLKKAFEWMIPYGGGTKPWPYQQISVFKPEYLTATAREGSAIYKDVDLQLLLSPTHERFIAGAYLELLTTRYY from the coding sequence ATGAAAACAGGTTTATCATTTATTTTGAATTTATTTTTAATTACATGGCTTGCTTCGTCGTCCGTTTTTGCTCAATTGAGACCTGCTACTTTTCAGATGAGCGGTGATCATTTATTGGAAAGTAAAGTTAATATTAATGCGGGCAACCAAGAGTGCTTAGTAGCACTTAAAATTTTAATTTCCAGTGCCAACGCGGTACTCCCGAAAGCTCCTTATTCTATCGTGAATAAAGCGGCTACACCGCTCAGTGGCAGTAAGAACGATTACCTGAGTTTAGCGCCTTATTGGTGGCCTAACCCGAGTACTTCTACCGGATTGCCTTACATTCAAAAAGACGGACAAACCAACCCGGAGGTAAATGATATTAAAGATAATTCTTACGTACGCGATATAAGTAGGGATATTTGGATACTTGGCCTGGCTTATTACTTTACAGATAACGAGCAATATGCTGCCAAAGCAACGGAGCTTTTAAAAGTGTTTTTTCTGGATAGTGCTACCCGTATGAATCCTCATTTAAAATACGCCCAACTAATTCAAGGAGACAATGCCGTTTACGGCACTGGCATTGTGGATACAGAGTCCTTTTCGGAACTTATTGATGGTGTGCAATTATTGGCCGGCTCCAACTCCTGGGCGCCGGATAATCAGCAAGCCTTGCAGGACTGGTTTAGCGAATATTTAACCTGGTTACTAACCAGCGACAAAGGCAAGAAGGCGAAAATTGCTCCTAACAACATCGGTACGGCTTATGACGTTCAGGTAGTTACTTATGCTTTATTCATCGGCAATAAAACCTTGGCTAAGTCTATCATAGAAAAACAAACTTACAACAGAATCGAAAGTCAGTTAACACTTCTAGGAGAACAAACCTATGAACTGACCCGAACTAACGCCTGGACATATTGCAACAAAAATTTAGCGCAGTGGTTTAACTTGGCTAATTGTGCAGAAAGTGTGGGTATAAATTTATGGGATTATAACTCTGTTAACGGTAAAAGCTTAAAGAAAGCCTTTGAATGGATGATTCCGTATGGAGGTGGCACGAAGCCCTGGCCTTATCAGCAAATCAGTGTTTTTAAACCAGAGTATCTCACAGCTACTGCCCGGGAAGGATCAGCGATCTATAAAGACGTTGATTTACAACTATTACTTTCTCCTACCCACGAGCGCTTTATTGCAGGAGCTTACCTGGAATTGTTAACCACTCGCTATTATTAA
- a CDS encoding nuclease A inhibitor family protein, protein MSSEEIKAKLQELTTGLCYQSEADYPLEVVQFEVALPDILTEKELVALTGNAAKRPVEVTDVASFFRHVTTLNNETPLVDNTAKQIVILQAFCEQHLQNTKVYRIGSRILTALLLGKSSNGLLLGLQTTIVQT, encoded by the coding sequence GTGTCGTCAGAAGAAATAAAAGCTAAACTTCAGGAGCTAACAACTGGCTTGTGTTATCAAAGCGAAGCAGATTATCCGTTAGAAGTAGTACAGTTTGAGGTAGCTTTACCCGATATCTTAACGGAGAAAGAGCTGGTTGCTTTAACCGGGAATGCCGCAAAAAGGCCGGTAGAAGTAACGGATGTGGCTTCTTTTTTCAGGCATGTAACCACATTAAATAACGAAACACCATTGGTTGATAATACTGCAAAGCAGATTGTTATTTTACAAGCCTTTTGTGAGCAACACTTACAAAATACAAAAGTTTACCGGATTGGTAGCCGTATTCTTACAGCCTTGCTCTTAGGAAAATCATCAAATGGTCTACTGCTAGGATTACAGACTACTATTGTCCAGACCTGA
- a CDS encoding DNA/RNA non-specific endonuclease, with protein sequence MFRHFTTIFLFVLVITGCKDTAVAPRKSKFISTSEHLALGNPSNAVTDVLNSNNYLIEKQQYVLSYNREAGIPNWVSWHVSKEWFGTAPRQDDFRADESLPGDWYQVSPGSYTNSGFDRGHNCPSADRTKSIMDNSATFLMTNMIPQAPDNNRNTWANLEDYTRDLVDQGQEVYVIMGNYGSGGTGSNGPALSISEGRVKVPKQIWKVLLILPAGDDDINRIAQDTRVIAIDTPNSNGVQADWGLYRTTVDAIEQATGYNLFSAVPEQIQQVLEAQIDKGPTQ encoded by the coding sequence ATGTTCCGGCACTTTACAACTATTTTCCTTTTTGTTTTAGTAATTACTGGTTGTAAAGATACCGCAGTTGCTCCCCGAAAATCTAAGTTTATCTCTACCAGCGAACACCTGGCTTTGGGTAACCCTAGTAATGCGGTAACAGATGTTCTAAATTCTAACAATTACTTAATAGAGAAACAGCAATATGTGCTTTCCTATAACCGGGAAGCAGGGATTCCTAATTGGGTAAGTTGGCATGTAAGTAAAGAGTGGTTCGGCACTGCACCCCGGCAAGATGATTTCCGGGCAGACGAGAGCCTACCCGGAGACTGGTACCAGGTAAGCCCGGGCAGCTATACGAACAGCGGATTTGATCGAGGCCATAATTGTCCTTCAGCGGATAGAACCAAAAGCATCATGGATAATTCAGCTACTTTCCTGATGACGAACATGATCCCCCAGGCACCGGACAATAATCGAAATACCTGGGCCAACCTGGAAGATTATACCCGTGATTTAGTAGATCAAGGTCAGGAGGTATATGTTATTATGGGTAATTACGGTTCGGGAGGTACTGGTTCTAATGGTCCAGCTCTTAGTATTAGCGAAGGCCGGGTAAAAGTTCCGAAACAAATATGGAAGGTTTTACTCATACTACCCGCCGGTGATGATGATATTAACCGGATTGCCCAAGATACCCGGGTTATTGCCATCGATACTCCTAATAGTAATGGCGTGCAGGCAGATTGGGGCTTGTATAGAACTACCGTGGATGCTATCGAGCAGGCTACTGGATACAACTTATTTTCGGCAGTTCCGGAGCAGATTCAGCAGGTTTTAGAAGCGCAAATAGATAAAGGGCCAACTCAGTAA